Proteins encoded by one window of Xenopus tropicalis strain Nigerian chromosome 6, UCB_Xtro_10.0, whole genome shotgun sequence:
- the sgo1 gene encoding shugoshin 1 isoform X2, translated as MVKERCTKQAFQDSLEDIKERMKEKRIKKLAKVATGSKTLCTKVQILNNGSTAIKNYKANNTALALALEAEKLKTRQAQDLILSLKREHQRLMFEIFMLRRKLQSQQGRDTAESKLASLKEIIAKVAHNLLETASLLEPAHSLCSNENYNKTNPSKVEEKISNYSGESEILRLPKDAPDSDTGSKNKFPEKMNFQDKVVLEANRNTACVKRQSKGRRSHTSQPSFISRLDESSNEHKTESGGTLNKNVSLRRRASSLNLCLEECLPLEDDNVNSEHTAVGTERPFPTEECSNENGAVGGIDTVDEPASPLKEKCFPQANGSKVTGLAPEAKQISNKNKEESRVGRERVRKGKAEKVTVSQLKKPWENSKPRARSKSRDRSASKKSVTKEKMNSSLNSGDAYDFVCEESVHVTPFRQNKLEESLNESTSEKSSSEGELDDSLYEPYKDKSKTKNLKPDVAPVPLRSRSKRNTARKNPIMENELKSEVQEEANEKKITRNVLKRKSENSFAESAETHRENSFLPTRINTNNEIGEDLEVKVFSDELDNSIIYTAGELGGSSTPRISLSDVTNLPGNTDVKKHANMHFNEDEMKRSSTPSRKRRCKVGINYAEPKLSGKLRRGDPFTDSEFLHSPIFKNEPKRNSLNRQSLSRYNEVFVGCCR; from the exons aCAATGGTTCAACAGCGATCAAGAACTATAAAGCTAATAATACGGCCCTTGCTCTGGCTTTAGAAGCAGAGAAATTAAAAACCAGGCAAGCGCAAGATCTTATTCTCAGTTTAAAGAGAGAACACCAGAGGTTGATGTTTGAAATATTTATGTTACGGCGCAAGCTGCAGTCACAGCAAGGGCGGGATACTGCCGAG TCTAAGCTGGCTTCTTTAAAAGAGATAATTGCCAAAGTCGCACACAATTTGTTGGAAACAGCAAGCCTCCTTGAACCTGCACACTCGTTATGTTCAAATGAAAAT TACAACAAGACGAATCCATCAAAAGTAGAAGAAAAAATTTCCAACTATTCTGGGGAATCTGAAATTTT gAGATTGCCAAAAGATGCTCCTGATTCAGACACAGGTTCCAAAAATAAATTCCCTGAGAAAATGAATTTCCAAGACAAAGTGGTTTTGGAAGCCAACAGAAACACAGCTTGTGTGAAACGGCAATCCAAAG GAAGGAGGTCCCATACAAGCCAACCTAGTTTTATATCCAGGCTGGATGAATCTAGCAATGAGCACAAAACCGAAAGTGGAGGAactttgaataaaaatgtatcGTTAAGACGGCGTGCCTCTAGCTTAAACTTGTGCCTGGAAGAATGTCTGCCACTGGAAGATGATAATGTGAATTCAGAGCACACTGCTGTTGGAACAGAGAGACCTTTTCCTACAGAGGAATGCTCCAATGAAAATGGGGCAGTTGGAGGTATAGACACTGTTGATGAGCCTGCAAGTCCTCTAAAGGAGAAATGTTTTCCACAAGCAAATGGATCTAAAGTTACAGGTTTAGCTCCCGAAGCAAAGCAAATCTCAAACAAAAATAAAGAGGAGTCTCGGGTTGGAAGGGAGAGGGTTAGAAAAGGCAAAGCAGAAAAAGTGACTGTTTCTCAGTTAAAAAAGCCATGGGAAAATTCAAAACCTAGGGCTAGATCGAAGAGCAGAGATAGAAGTGCTTCCAAGAAAAGTGTCACCAAAGAGAAAATGAACTCTTCCCTGAATTCTGGAGATGCCTATGACTTTGTCTGTGAAGAAAGTGTACATGTCACCCCATTCCGGCAAAATAAGCTGGAAGAAAGCCTGAATGAAAGCACATCAGAAAAAAGTAGCAGTGAAGGGGAGCTGGATGACAGTTTATATGAACCTTATAAGGACAAGTCAAAAACCAAAAATCTCAAGCCTGATGTTGCACCTGTTCCCTTAAGGTCAAGATCAAAACGAAATACAGCCAGGAAGAATCCAATCATGGAAAATGAGCTTAAGTCTGAAGTACAGGAAGAAG CCAATGAAAAGAAAATTACAAGAAATGTCTTGAAACGGAAATCAGAAAATTCATTCGCAGAGTCTGCTGAGACACACAGAGAGAATTCCTTTTTGCCAACACGTATAAATACAAACAATGAAATTGGAGAAGACCTAGAGGTCAAGGTTTTCTCAGATGAACTTGACAACAGCATAATCTATACagcag GTGAACTCGGCGGTTCCTCCACTCCACGTATAAGTTTATCCGATGTTACAAATTTACCTGGAAATACAGATGTTAAAAAACACGCCAATATGCATTTTAATGAGGATGAAATGAAGAGATCTAGTACTCCAAGCCGCAAACGTCGATGCAAAGTCGGCATTAATTATGCAGAGCCAAAACTGAGCGG GAAACTCAGAAGAGGAGATCCTTTTACTGATTCAGAATTTTTACATTCTCCTATTTTTAAGAATGAACCAAAACGCAACTCCTTGAACAGACAGTCTCTTTCTAGATACAATGAGGTATTTGTTGGCTGCTGTAGATAA
- the sgo1 gene encoding shugoshin 1 isoform X1: MGHLPRARRATMVKERCTKQAFQDSLEDIKERMKEKRIKKLAKVATGSKTLCTKVQILNNGSTAIKNYKANNTALALALEAEKLKTRQAQDLILSLKREHQRLMFEIFMLRRKLQSQQGRDTAESKLASLKEIIAKVAHNLLETASLLEPAHSLCSNENYNKTNPSKVEEKISNYSGESEILRLPKDAPDSDTGSKNKFPEKMNFQDKVVLEANRNTACVKRQSKGRRSHTSQPSFISRLDESSNEHKTESGGTLNKNVSLRRRASSLNLCLEECLPLEDDNVNSEHTAVGTERPFPTEECSNENGAVGGIDTVDEPASPLKEKCFPQANGSKVTGLAPEAKQISNKNKEESRVGRERVRKGKAEKVTVSQLKKPWENSKPRARSKSRDRSASKKSVTKEKMNSSLNSGDAYDFVCEESVHVTPFRQNKLEESLNESTSEKSSSEGELDDSLYEPYKDKSKTKNLKPDVAPVPLRSRSKRNTARKNPIMENELKSEVQEEANEKKITRNVLKRKSENSFAESAETHRENSFLPTRINTNNEIGEDLEVKVFSDELDNSIIYTAGELGGSSTPRISLSDVTNLPGNTDVKKHANMHFNEDEMKRSSTPSRKRRCKVGINYAEPKLSGKLRRGDPFTDSEFLHSPIFKNEPKRNSLNRQSLSRYNEVFVGCCR; the protein is encoded by the exons aCAATGGTTCAACAGCGATCAAGAACTATAAAGCTAATAATACGGCCCTTGCTCTGGCTTTAGAAGCAGAGAAATTAAAAACCAGGCAAGCGCAAGATCTTATTCTCAGTTTAAAGAGAGAACACCAGAGGTTGATGTTTGAAATATTTATGTTACGGCGCAAGCTGCAGTCACAGCAAGGGCGGGATACTGCCGAG TCTAAGCTGGCTTCTTTAAAAGAGATAATTGCCAAAGTCGCACACAATTTGTTGGAAACAGCAAGCCTCCTTGAACCTGCACACTCGTTATGTTCAAATGAAAAT TACAACAAGACGAATCCATCAAAAGTAGAAGAAAAAATTTCCAACTATTCTGGGGAATCTGAAATTTT gAGATTGCCAAAAGATGCTCCTGATTCAGACACAGGTTCCAAAAATAAATTCCCTGAGAAAATGAATTTCCAAGACAAAGTGGTTTTGGAAGCCAACAGAAACACAGCTTGTGTGAAACGGCAATCCAAAG GAAGGAGGTCCCATACAAGCCAACCTAGTTTTATATCCAGGCTGGATGAATCTAGCAATGAGCACAAAACCGAAAGTGGAGGAactttgaataaaaatgtatcGTTAAGACGGCGTGCCTCTAGCTTAAACTTGTGCCTGGAAGAATGTCTGCCACTGGAAGATGATAATGTGAATTCAGAGCACACTGCTGTTGGAACAGAGAGACCTTTTCCTACAGAGGAATGCTCCAATGAAAATGGGGCAGTTGGAGGTATAGACACTGTTGATGAGCCTGCAAGTCCTCTAAAGGAGAAATGTTTTCCACAAGCAAATGGATCTAAAGTTACAGGTTTAGCTCCCGAAGCAAAGCAAATCTCAAACAAAAATAAAGAGGAGTCTCGGGTTGGAAGGGAGAGGGTTAGAAAAGGCAAAGCAGAAAAAGTGACTGTTTCTCAGTTAAAAAAGCCATGGGAAAATTCAAAACCTAGGGCTAGATCGAAGAGCAGAGATAGAAGTGCTTCCAAGAAAAGTGTCACCAAAGAGAAAATGAACTCTTCCCTGAATTCTGGAGATGCCTATGACTTTGTCTGTGAAGAAAGTGTACATGTCACCCCATTCCGGCAAAATAAGCTGGAAGAAAGCCTGAATGAAAGCACATCAGAAAAAAGTAGCAGTGAAGGGGAGCTGGATGACAGTTTATATGAACCTTATAAGGACAAGTCAAAAACCAAAAATCTCAAGCCTGATGTTGCACCTGTTCCCTTAAGGTCAAGATCAAAACGAAATACAGCCAGGAAGAATCCAATCATGGAAAATGAGCTTAAGTCTGAAGTACAGGAAGAAG CCAATGAAAAGAAAATTACAAGAAATGTCTTGAAACGGAAATCAGAAAATTCATTCGCAGAGTCTGCTGAGACACACAGAGAGAATTCCTTTTTGCCAACACGTATAAATACAAACAATGAAATTGGAGAAGACCTAGAGGTCAAGGTTTTCTCAGATGAACTTGACAACAGCATAATCTATACagcag GTGAACTCGGCGGTTCCTCCACTCCACGTATAAGTTTATCCGATGTTACAAATTTACCTGGAAATACAGATGTTAAAAAACACGCCAATATGCATTTTAATGAGGATGAAATGAAGAGATCTAGTACTCCAAGCCGCAAACGTCGATGCAAAGTCGGCATTAATTATGCAGAGCCAAAACTGAGCGG GAAACTCAGAAGAGGAGATCCTTTTACTGATTCAGAATTTTTACATTCTCCTATTTTTAAGAATGAACCAAAACGCAACTCCTTGAACAGACAGTCTCTTTCTAGATACAATGAGGTATTTGTTGGCTGCTGTAGATAA
- the sgo1 gene encoding shugoshin 1 (The RefSeq protein has 15 substitutions, 1 non-frameshifting indel compared to this genomic sequence) — MVKERCTKQAFQDSLEDIKERMKEKRIKKLAKVATGSKTLCTKVQILNNGSTAIKNYKANNTALALALEAEKLKTRQAQDLILSLKREHQRLMFEIFMLRRKLQSQQGRDTAESKLASLKEIIAKVAHNLLETASLLEPAHSLCSNENYNKPNLSQVEEKISNYSGDSAVLRLPKDAPDSDTGSKNKFPEKMNFQDKVVLEANRNTACVKRQSKGRRSHTSQPSFISRLDESNNEHKTESGGTLNKNVSLRRRASSLNLCLEECLPLEDDNVNSEHTAVGTERPFPTEECSNENGAVGGIDTVDEPVSPLCFPHANGSKVTGLAPEAKQISNKNKEESRVGRERVRKGKAEKVTVSQLKKPWENSKPRARSKSRDRSASKKSVTKEKMNSSLNSGDAYDFVCEESVHVTPFRQNKLEESLNESTSEKSSSEGELDDSLYEPYKDKSKTKNLKPDVAPVPLRSRSKRNTAGKNPITENELKSEVQAEANEKKITRNVLKRKSENSFAESAETHIENSFLPTRINTNNEIGEDLEVKVFSDELDNGIIYTAGELGGSSTPRISLSDVTNLPGNTDVKKHANMHFNEDEMKRSSTPCRKRRCKVGINYAEPKLSGKLRRGDPFTDSEFLHSPIFKNEPKRNSLNRQSLSRYNEVFVGCCR; from the exons aCAATGGTTCAACAGCGATCAAGAACTATAAAGCTAATAATACGGCCCTTGCTCTGGCTTTAGAAGCAGAGAAATTAAAAACCAGGCAAGCGCAAGATCTTATTCTCAGTTTAAAGAGAGAACACCAGAGGTTGATGTTTGAAATATTTATGTTACGGCGCAAGCTGCAGTCACAGCAAGGGCGGGATACTGCCGAG TCTAAGCTGGCTTCTTTAAAAGAGATAATTGCCAAAGTCGCACACAATTTGTTGGAAACAGCAAGCCTCCTTGAACCTGCACACTCGTTATGTTCAAATGAAAAT TACAACAAGACGAATCCATCAAAAGTAGAAGAAAAAATTTCCAACTATTCTGGGGAATCTGAAATTTT gAGATTGCCAAAAGATGCTCCTGATTCAGACACAGGTTCCAAAAATAAATTCCCTGAGAAAATGAATTTCCAAGACAAAGTGGTTTTGGAAGCCAACAGAAACACAGCTTGTGTGAAACGGCAATCCAAAG GAAGGAGGTCCCATACAAGCCAACCTAGTTTTATATCCAGGCTGGATGAATCTAGCAATGAGCACAAAACCGAAAGTGGAGGAactttgaataaaaatgtatcGTTAAGACGGCGTGCCTCTAGCTTAAACTTGTGCCTGGAAGAATGTCTGCCACTGGAAGATGATAATGTGAATTCAGAGCACACTGCTGTTGGAACAGAGAGACCTTTTCCTACAGAGGAATGCTCCAATGAAAATGGGGCAGTTGGAGGTATAGACACTGTTGATGAGCCTGCAAGTCCTCTAAAGGAGAAATGTTTTCCACAAGCAAATGGATCTAAAGTTACAGGTTTAGCTCCCGAAGCAAAGCAAATCTCAAACAAAAATAAAGAGGAGTCTCGGGTTGGAAGGGAGAGGGTTAGAAAAGGCAAAGCAGAAAAAGTGACTGTTTCTCAGTTAAAAAAGCCATGGGAAAATTCAAAACCTAGGGCTAGATCGAAGAGCAGAGATAGAAGTGCTTCCAAGAAAAGTGTCACCAAAGAGAAAATGAACTCTTCCCTGAATTCTGGAGATGCCTATGACTTTGTCTGTGAAGAAAGTGTACATGTCACCCCATTCCGGCAAAATAAGCTGGAAGAAAGCCTGAATGAAAGCACATCAGAAAAAAGTAGCAGTGAAGGGGAGCTGGATGACAGTTTATATGAACCTTATAAGGACAAGTCAAAAACCAAAAATCTCAAGCCTGATGTTGCACCTGTTCCCTTAAGGTCAAGATCAAAACGAAATACAGCCAGGAAGAATCCAATCATGGAAAATGAGCTTAAGTCTGAAGTACAGGAAGAAG CCAATGAAAAGAAAATTACAAGAAATGTCTTGAAACGGAAATCAGAAAATTCATTCGCAGAGTCTGCTGAGACACACAGAGAGAATTCCTTTTTGCCAACACGTATAAATACAAACAATGAAATTGGAGAAGACCTAGAGGTCAAGGTTTTCTCAGATGAACTTGACAACAGCATAATCTATACagcag GTGAACTCGGCGGTTCCTCCACTCCACGTATAAGTTTATCCGATGTTACAAATTTACCTGGAAATACAGATGTTAAAAAACACGCCAATATGCATTTTAATGAGGATGAAATGAAGAGATCTAGTACTCCAAGCCGCAAACGTCGATGCAAAGTCGGCATTAATTATGCAGAGCCAAAACTGAGCGG GAAACTCAGAAGAGGAGATCCTTTTACTGATTCAGAATTTTTACATTCTCCTATTTTTAAGAATGAACCAAAACGCAACTCCTTGAACAGACAGTCTCTTTCTAGATACAATGAGGTATTTGTTGGCTGCTGTAGATAA